The sequence GGAAGTATAACCAGTGAAATGATTCTGACCTAATGAGTCATTCATAAGCTGTGTAAGCATTCATAAGAAGCGCTTGGAGGGATGGGCATACCTGGAGAGTTTAaaaggtgtgtctgtgtgtgtagctagatagatagatgaaaTAATGTTTAGAAGTGGACTAAGTTGCCTGGGCATCATTGTTAATCTGCTCTAGTGCCTAGTTATTATCTGGGAAAATAGAGCAGGCATTGTTAAACTTGgcttctgggggtgagggagaaagTAGTGGGGATAGACATTGCGGGGCGGGGGGAACCTGGGGTTCTGTTACTTCTGCTGAATGTCCTTCTACATCAGCCATTTTGCACTCGGTTCATTGTAAGGAAAAGCAGGACTACATCTCCAGTACAGTGTGACAACTACAGAGCACTGCTGGAATAATTTCTACCCTGCAATCAGTAAGACGGGGCAGGTGAGTTAAGTAGTTAAGGGTGGGAGGCGATATCTTCAGCTGATGCCAGTATTGAAATCTCCTGGTAATCACAGATGCTCCGTCCACATAGGCAGTCTGTGCTAACAGCAGGCAATAGGGCTCATATGCAATGCAGAAACTCCCATGTGTTCATTCCTTAGCAACTGACACAGTGCCCATCAGAATCCCTGCAGCACTCTCCACTCTGTATTGCCATCCACAGTCTCAGCATATCTACTGCCTGGGACAGTTAGACTGAGCTAGCACactcctcccctcacccagggGTTCAGGCAGGCTACAGCTCacgcagcccctgcctccagtcaggctttcagctcacccctggggtggatagcctgcctgctctgcttttcAGCTTTCTTTCAGGCTGCTTCCAAGAGATGGAACACTCTACGTCCTCCCCTCTGGGTCTCCTCCCAAGCTGGGCTCACCCAGCTCTGTGGAAACAAACCGTGCTCTCCCACAGCTGAGCTTTATTTCTAATTAGGACTGGCCATtctccaggtgcaagcaggcaGGTTAACTCATCTCTCAGGCCTGTATTACCCCTTTCCCATGTGTGAGGTGAACACCCTATTCATACCTGGGATTTAGTCTCAAACATGACATTTTAACTCTCTGACACAATTTACCACAGCGGACAGCTAAACGTTGGCTTTAAATAactctaagagtatgtctacacttggagttgGGAGTGTGAGTCCCAATCAAGGAGACATGCCTGTGCTAGCTCCAATCAAGCTATCATGCTAAAAACGGAGTGTAGCTGTGGCAGCGGGAGTGActagccaccctgaatatggtcCCATTGAAGATGCTAGGTAGCTAGGTGGCTAGCCTCTACTGCTGGTTGCAACACCTCTGCTTCACTCTGTgaatcagcggcatttcagcagcgacgcttctggatgacgctgcttctcggcggcattttggcagatgctcatcCTCCGGATAGTACgcgggcgcacatagatgccctgGCAGGCGCCATgcacccgcgggcaccgtgttggggaccactgatgtaCAGCATCTACACGTGCACAGCAGCAGATCCTCTGGCCGCACTCCAACCCCATGctttctcctgctccctgccccccccacccattcCATGCTGTACACGGTGCACATGCCCCATGAACATCTCTCCCACATCCAGCCCCTCTTTCCCAGCCAAACTGGAACTACGCCAGTTCTGCTGCACTGGACCTTCTGTGGCTGCAGAATAGGCCTGGAGAAAAACATGAATGAAAAGGCCGGGTGCACCTCCAGCCAGGCCTCTAGGCCATGGTTCAAGCTCATAACAAATTGGATCAGAGAGAAAGTCAAATTCACATCACATtcagtatttttcagtttatcAGTCAGCTCCCAATTACAGGGCACAGCTGTTTAATacattttacagagccatttaAATGCTTTGTATTTAATCTGAATAATTTCTCATATTTGCTAACAGTCTTGGTATTACTTTCAATTATATTCATTGTCTTCACAAACTCTAGCATAGCTGGTACACAGTGGGCCAACGCCTCTGCCTGCGTAAATTGCTGCAGCTCCATTGATTTGTGGCGTGTTGCATAGGTGTGATACCTCTACTCACTGAGAGccaaacccccagccctgatGTATACATGGCATGGAGCCTAGCTGGAGCTGCACAGTTTAGCCAGATCCTGGGGCACTAGAGTCTTTTATATAGCCTGAGGGGGGGAAATCCTCCTTCACTGAAAGCCATCACTGCTCTGTGAGGTATAGTCAAGTCTGGGGAATGATGTCAGGCAAGTTATGAGCATGTGCTATGCCTCTCTGGAACCCACAGTGGGACTTCAGATCCCCTCTGACTGACAGGCAGTGGTGGGGACCCTTAACGAGTCACATAGCCCAAACAGTATAGTCCTGGCTGACAAGTCATTGGACAGATGAACACCTCCAGGGTAATTGTCATGAAGAGAGGGGGACATGTTTACAACCCATTCCCCCAAAATACAACTGCCAGCAATATGCATGTGTTGTGTATTTAGTGACAAAAATGGTAGAAAAACAGTAACAAAAAAAGTTCACTGGAATGTGCTGACTTGGCTGAAAAACAAAATTTagggaaaaaatgtttgtttttcataaaAAATCAAATTGTGATGAGAAACTTCCTTGAAAGTACAACATTCAAAAAATTTCAACCACCTCTAATAAATACACTGGACATGTACTTGATACATTTCTGTAATTTTGTTTGGCATACAGCTCACCCATTGCATACAGTTGCACTCACAAATATACAGCAATAACTAAAAGCACAAATGTGTTTTGCTTCTTTCCTGTAAAGATTTTATATAGTTTATCATTCAAGACATATTTGTAACTTGATGATCACAGCTAGATTGTACTGAACTAAATAATCTATGTAGCAAGTTGCCTGCCCAGGTGCATTCAGCTGCTCTGTTTCATATTTCATACTAATTTGAAATGAGTATACTGTAAATAGAAAACTCTATTTTTACACTAGACAATAGGACTAAACAAACAAGAAGAAAAGAACTGACAGGATTCTGGGGAAGGTGATACTGTATTCTCTTCTGCAGAGCTGATTTAGGAAGGCCGTGCATCTTtcaactaaaaataaataaaactcagCATGCAGTAAATAGCCAAATAACAATCCATTGCAACAGGACTATCTGTATACCATACTGGGCAAGAATCTGATAAAAGGCCAGCTGAACACCATCTGCTGTCCTGCCTGGGaactgcagaactgctgtctcgTGTGTTCTCATAGAAGGGTAAGAAAGTTCACCAACATGATGGAGAGACACAGCACCTTGCAATATTGAAGGATTCGACACACTTTCCTATTTAAAGTCTGATTTTGCCCCCCATACCTAACAATCTTAAAATCTTAGTCCAgagtaaatgttttaaaaatttggGTCAAGGTAGGTAAGGCACTTTAGTGGTATTAAGGTTCCCTAAAATGAATGGATTTGGTTTTGCAAGTTGTGTGAATGCTTAATTTGGTTCCCAAACATCTTGGCGTAGAGGCCTCAGACCTGTTTCATTCTGTCAATGTTGGGGAGGATTGGTGCCTTGGATTAGTTTGGAGGGGGGTGCAGTGAGGTTGTGTTGGATGAGGAATTATACAGATATTGACACACCTTTCAGACAAAAGTTTGAAAAGCCAAAGTATGTGTGATATACATGCACTATTTGGATCCATGTGTTAATATATGTAAGCACACAATCCATACATTGAATCCATACATTGAATCAGGATTGGTGAGAGTGAGAATAGAACAATAAGGGGGAGAGAAATGAGAAAGAAAAAAGGGAGGGAGTAAAAAGGAGATTGATAATGAGGGAGAGTGATAGAAGAAATGAATGAGGAGGGAGAATGAACTGATATAGTAAGGAGGAAGAGTGAATGAAAAGTGGAGGAATGTAGGGAATGGTAGTGGGAGAGGCTGTGCTCTTAAGTTTTAAACTTCAGCACAGGCAGTAATTTGTCCTTCACATAGAAAAAACTTAACAGGAACATTGGTTTCAGTACATGGACCCTGTGAGTGGAACAATGCAATAACTTCACAATGTTAGAAATTAAAATATACCATGTGGCCAGTGTAAGGTAGCATGATATGATGAGATTTGCTGTTCCCTAGGTATATACAGTAATACAGTACTAGTTACCTAGGTATCTATGGGGGGAGTTGGCGAGCATACATTACAATTTGTATTTGCTGTTATATTACATATATGCTCTAGACTTATAAGGCTAGATTCTGGTTTATATTCTGACTTCTTTTGTGCTGCTCAGGCAGTATGTGTGGCTGGAATCTGGCCAGTCAGTCAGCAAATAATTCTTCTAATGAGGGAGAACTCTGCTGATGTGAGGGGTTAGGTGGGGCGAGAGAGGATGTAACTTTAGGGACCATACTCCAGTATCATAAGTTAGCCCCTACGATGCTCTAGTTCATGCTGGGGCCGCTGCTGGTGCACAGGTTCAGTGAGCTGTAAGTGGCTTCCTAGTGGTCCCGTTCCTCTACTGAGCAGAACTTTAGGCTCAGGGGAGTGTTTAGCCCTTAATTTCTAACATCTTATCTGGACCAGCTGATTGCTTACAAATGTAATAAGCACTTTCAGTTGTACATACATTATTACAATTTGTACTTACACGTTTAGCAGGTAGTTCCAGATCCAGATTGTCCCCACCCATGAAAAAACCCACAAGAGGAAGTCTCCATTGGGATCCCTTCTTGGAGACCCCAGACTGTTGTTTCATAAAAGAGTATGAAGGATCTATCCCCCAACACTGGCAGATCCTCAGGAATCTGTTCAGATCCCAGGGCCTCAAGGCCAACTCTGGCTATTGGTGcccttccctcctgcctcctTGGCAACGCTGCTTCACCAGAGCTGGGTTACTGACCCGGTCACTGATGCCCCAAGGACTCACTCCGAAGGGCAACGCTACATGATATAATACAGCCTGGGCCTGTGTTATCCTTTTAAACTCATTTCCAGGGCACCGGGCTATATGAGCAGATCCAGGGGGCATGATGTAGATCTCAGTTATGTAACAAGTGTTTGGCATACAGCTCACACGTGCCATATAGTCTCATATGTAGGAATTTACAGAATTGATACATTGCACCTGGAGATCATTTGAATTGAAACCAAACGTTTCTATTACATTCAATCTGTCTGGTTTAGGGGTTTGTACTGGTGCCCATTGCAGTCGTATCTCAGCTTTTCTTGGTTAATTATATCGGCACAGCAAGGTCTCTGGTGGACTTTATGGAgtcttccctttctctggttGTGAGGGACTTTGTGTGAGGTTCATGtttcttcttatttttattattactgttTTATTATGTTAAACCTATAAAAGTGATGGGTGAAGTCCtcaccccactgaaatcaatgggagttttgccattgacttgaatggagccaggacttcacccatcaattttaaattaaatgtcagATAGGCAAACATGAATTTGAAGGACATGTTGCATTGATTCCTAGCACCTTTATTTATTTGTGTATAGCCCTAATGTCCTCCTGACTGATATTTACTTCTTTTGACATTGACACCTCATTCCTTTTGCGTCTCCATTAAGGATCCAGCTCAGCACTGATGTCATATGGTAAGCAGAATCAATATGTGTAATTGCTTGTAAAAATTGTCAAATGTAAAGTAAAGAATGGCAAATacgattttttttaagttgaataAGGAAACTGTCAGCCATGAATCACTCTCATAATGCTTACTAGAGATGAACAGTATATATAAGGCTGAGCCACAGAGGCAGCTAGGCAGATCTCAGGATCCTGAAAGCTTCCCAAAGTTCTGGAAGAGTAGCTTCTCTTTCCCCAATCGCTGTGCATCACTTCAAAGTACCAGAAGGTAAGATTCATGCTAGCTACCTATAAGATTTGTTCAGTGGGCTGAGTGCAATTGTTCTGTCCAAGGTTTGTAAAGCAAATACAGGATCTCTCAACATGGTGCTTTTAAagtttttctttattattattattaattattattattatttattattatgtattatctTTTTATATTTGGAATGAATAaatagtgtatatagttaaatTTTAATCAGTTTTAGTTTATTCAATGGAAGGCAACTAATTTAAGAGAGAATGATCCAAAGATGCAAAATCAACTTCTAAGGCTGACAGAAATGATAGAAAGGAGGATGATTAAACATGGAATCGTGGAAGAAATGCATTATAGTAAGAATTTAAATGTTAGACACTTATACATAAATattgatttttgttgtttgtcTTACACTCCCATTTTCAAATACAACTTACTAGACATGTGTCCTTCACAGATACTGAACCATTTTGACTTTAAACATCGTCATCCCTTGTAGAAACATCCTAAAAGTCCTATAGAAATTAATAAGGATGAAACTAGCAGGGGGGTAGAGAAATTAAATAGGTTTCTATGAACATTACTTGAAAATATCTCAAGGCAGATTTGCCACTCCATTACAACAGTTTTACACTGGTCTAACTCCATTGAAAGTATgtggttttcatttattttatgtatATTACACCATAAAATGCCATATGGGAAAGTTATATAtcatttaatagaaaattataacCTTCCTGTTGGTTATTTTGAACCAGCCTACAGAATTTAATACAGAATTATATCCCAGTTGTGGAATACTGTAGGATGGTGCAAAAAACTTCTAGAAAGGTATCGATTACATTCTATAGAACTTTTCCATAAATGCATTTTACGGTGTAGTGTTATAAATGAGTAGTAAATTACATGTACATTAAAGAGATAGTAAATTCCTAATTAATAACCTGTACTATCTGCAACAGTCTCATAGCTCCAGAAATCTATTCTTATTcacattttaattttcaaatgaaaatatttctcaTTATTCAGCCATGATGTAATTCAACTGATTGTTGGAATGAATTGGGCTTTGTGAAAACTTTGTTGCAATATATCCAAGTACAGCTTCCACACAGTACACTAAAGAAATCTGTAGTAAAATATGTTCAGAAGACTAGTGAAAGTCCAGGTTATCAAGAAAAAATATTCCTCTGTAATTCCAAATGCAAAGTAAATGCTATATGAgtcaataactgttttcagcattaAACATTTTGATCAAGATTTGATAAATACATATTATTGACAGTCTCTCTGGTGGCTGGGATCCTGGTTAAGAACATCCATTCAGCTGATTTATTAATTTTTATGTGTCTCACTGTAACAACTTCAGTTTAGCTAATACATTTTGAAATTGCAGGAAAGGAAGGATTTGAACTGTACTTTCTAATTTCTAATTGAAGAGGAATTAGAAATGAATTCATTAGCCAACTAAAAAAAACAGataattttctatttaaaatttatttcagtTTGACTGGAACTTTGACACTTGAGACCCCAAGCTTTTGTAGCTGTTTCTACAAAAAATCTAAACCTCTCAAACAGATTCAAGAGCCAGGTTCCCCTTGCTATGGAAATAGTTTTATCTGGCTTTCAATAAATAATTATAGGTAATAAATCTGTACAAATATTCTTTTGTTAATAATTCCTCTTTCTCTATGGGGCACACTTTTGAGTTTTCTAGAATGAAGTAGGAACAGTATAAGAACACATTTCTAATTACTACTTTTGTCTTTGACTTATAGAAAATGAATAACTATTACTGACCATGATTACCAATGCTAAATATTGAAGAATAAATGTACAAAAATGCATCTTACATTTTAAGATAAAACATTTGACAAATATTTAATGAAAGTGCAGCACTTTTCAAAATATCTGGCTGGCTAAAAGGCAGGTTCCTCTAACTTCAGGATTTTCAAATCTTGCAAATACTTTAGTAATCTTTTCCTTTTTTACTAATCTCACCAAATGCTACTTGCTGATACAACCTAAGGTCTTGACTCTGGAAAACATACTTATTTAGAAAGAACTCAAGCACTTACTTAAATTTAAACATATGCCAAAATCATATCAAAGTAAATGGGAATGCTCTCATACATAACATTAAGCACTTTGTGTTAGTTTTGCAGGATTACTTAAGGTCTTGCAGAGCTTAAGGATCTGTCCcgaaaacccactgaaatcaatgagattcTTTCCACAGATTTCAGTAGACTTTGAATCACGCTCTTTATATTTCTAAATTATTTACTGAAGATCAACTTTTTCTTATTGAGGATATTCAACATAAACAGTATTTAATAATCAAACACTTTCATGCCAAATCCTGCCTGTTCTAGAAACTTTTGACTGAGAAATAAGTGCGAATAGATGTCAGGATTTCTCCTGTAGTCTTTAAACACGTGAAATGTGAAACTGATGTATTCTTTAGGATCAACATTGGATGTCAGTGTTGTACCACTGAAGTACAACTCCAAGTGGACAGAGTGTTAAATATTGTAGCTGGATTTTAATAGTTTTAGGACCAATATGACACTTCTAGGTACAATATGCATGGGTATGTTGAAATAGAGTAATCAAACCTTATGCTTTCAGGGCATAAACTAATCGCTACAGAAGTCAGAAAGGAATCCCTCTTTATGTATACCATTGCATGATCAGCCAGCTGCAATTATGAAGGCACTTGCCTTTGGCGTATTTGGTATTGACCACTACTAGAGATAGGATAATGGATTTCGTGGCTCaaaggtctgatccaatatggtaAATCTTATATTCTTCAATTCATTTTTCTAGCTCTGACTAAAATGCCACTTAATAGTATTGCCTTATGTTGCAACACAGCAGTATTGTACTGCTATTAGCCAGTGACATTCCATTGAAAATAGGGCCTTACCTAATCACAGCAGCACTAGAAGACTGCTGCCAAACATTCCAGCTCTGCTCAGGCAGAGCACACAAGTAGTTAATACcagggggcagatcctcagatggtgtaaattgtcatagctccctGAAAGTCAATTGAGTTGTGACAATTTGCACCAGCCGTGGATCTGCCCCTAGCTATTTAGAAATCCAGTTTCATGATTGTTTGGTTTCTATATCCTGCACTGAGTGTTCAGTACATACTGCTGTATGCAGATCTTCTATGTACGTCCTCTCTGGCATCATTGCTCTGCATCTAAGTTATATGTATTTAGCTCTGGGGAAGAAAACCTTAATATGATGATCTGAATACTTATGTACAATAAACAATGAGCCTTATTCAGTGCTTACTGGTAAGTGGTTGCTATCCATCAGTTGTCTAGTACTTGGCTTATTATATTTTCCACTCATAGATTTTAGCCAAATTATTGGTCATTTGGCATCCACTGAATCTTCTACTCTGTTACGTTTCATGTCCAGTTGTGTGTTATCTTATAATTCATGGAAGATACAAGTTGTCATGCTCAGTTATATCTGAAAACCTGCTCTGAAATGTGTCATAGCATAAACCTGAAACAACAAGGCTTCTGATCAGTTCTTACTTCAGGCCATGGTGCCAAAGTAATGCAGTATAGAGTGGGTCCATTTCTGCTCTGACTGACACTCTGTGCGGCTCACTGAATTCAAATAAACAATATCACTGGGATTTTATGAGGGTATAAATCAGTTCAGAATTTAGCTTTAGATGTGTACAAGGGTCCCTTATTCTGAACTCTGGACCAATGGGGAGGATTACAAATGGTGTGGAAGGTtaaatttagggttttttttattggcCTGCAGGGATTTAGTTAGCCCcttaacattttatttcaacTGGCTCAATTTTCCTATCTCCCTTTGTTTTTCAGACTGTAGTATAAACTTCTCTGGAACATTTTCATGGATGGGAGAGTGGCTCTTTCAGGCACACAATAGAGTATCAGTTCAAAAGCATGATGAAACACTTCCAGTGACATTCAATTTCTGTGAACTTATTACAATTTCAGTTGCTTTATAGTGAATTAACATTGTCATCCATGCTGATTTTAAAGCATGAATTAATGAGTATTAGCTAATTTTTGAGCTAAATATCTTggtttgtttaatttattttaaatagccAAAAGCAGGAGTCCAAAATGtatattaattaattttattaacCAATCGTTTCATAAAGTTAAGAACTGACCCAAAGCAAGTAGTTTAAAATCTACTTGCTGCTTTATAATATTTTTGCTTCAATGTCATAGATGTTTTcattacaaatcactttagtctATGAACCAGACCAGGCAAATATCTACTGCTGCTCGCTGATGTGCTAACTTGTGTGAGTGGTCTgattgaagtcaacagggctaTTTGCAGTAATAGGGGCTATGCTCAGCAGTAAGTATTTTCAGTATTGAGTAGAGTTGGTCAAAATTATTTTGGTCAAATATTTTATTCtattaaaaatgcagtttcaaGGCAGTCAAAACTGTGAATTTGAGTTGAATTTGGAGAATAGTCAAAATGTTTGAcagtttcaaaatgaaatattttaacttttcatTCCAAAATGACATTTCATTCTAAATTTagctaggtttttttaaaataattaaggtTAAAAGCACCCAAAAATgtaacaaaatgaaatgaaaaactgaaCAAAATGGTTCATTCAACCTTAATCATTTTTTTCCAGTTCTGTCAGCAAACCAAAACAATCAATTATTTGTTCATCTCCAATATTGGGTCCGTAAGCTAAATCAAACTAATAATAGTACATTGAATAATGATAATGTTTAACATGTACATACTAAAGAACAGATGGTAAACACCTTACTCACATTGGTGATTGCTCACTGAAATATATAATTGAAGACAATGAgactacagtacttgtgtgagAGAAAGTGTTCATCAGTCTGAATAAGAGATTCACAATATAgttctgaaccaccaaaaaaaaatatatatatatacacatacacacacacactgtgggcCACACTGCGATACTCTTACTCACAATGAGTAATCTTACTCATGAGACCACACAGGGAGTAAGACAGAGATCACAATCTAGTcctttattattaattttatataGTCAATGGAACTACCCACAGCAATATGCATCACACCTAGCAGCATATTGGGATCAGCCCTTCATGGTTGAAGCAAGGTATAAACCTAATGAAGGACTAACCTGAGACTGTACTAGTTATAGCATTGTATCAAAAGCACCATAAACACAACAGAATTTGATATACCTTCTGTATCAGAAATTTCTAAccataaatgtatttattttttgtaaaagtcaCACTCCGGATTGAAATTTGCCTATTTTACCCAAGGAGCCGAATCCTACAGGTGTTCATTGCtttaaaagataaaaacaaaagCATATAAAACACAAGGATCTAGAAGTGAGGGGATGAAGAAAAAATGCTCAGTTAGAGCAAGAAGAGTGGCTGGATGTGACACTGCACACTGTGATGGGattctgcttttatttctttaGTCAATAAATTCAGAAAATTAAAAACCACCTGGTGTTATAGTATGAAAATTGCAACACATTGAAACTATGtaggattttcattctccacTCATATACATGGAGTTTCACTCCATTCTATACAAGTGGGTTTCCCTGTCTGTATAATGACTCCAAAGTATGTAAAGAGGACTATATttattcctccccttccccccatctgtGTTCTGACAGGCAATGAAAATGAAAAGCATTTATTTTGTGGCTGGATTGCTTTTAATGATCATTCAAGGCAGCTGGCAAAATCCTCTTCAAGACACAGAAGAGAAATCCAGGTAAACACTACAAATCAAATGTCTCAGAATAATCCAAACATACTCCCCTGTACTTTTCCCGCAACTCGATGCAAAATCTTTGACTTGAGGAAAAGTTTTTTATAATATTACAGTATATTTAATTCATCTATGCATCAGAGAAGGATATCTGTATTGCAACGTGCAGCACACCAGTTGTTTGGTGTTTCTAACAGTACCCTTTTATTGTTGTACTAATAGACTCTTAGTTATACAGTTACCAGGCTGCTATACTGATTGACTCTGTCAGCCAGCTAACAATCATATCAGTAGCAagtaatttttgtttcttttctttgttcttATTCTGTTGGaagatagaatttttttttaaaaaaagaagtcaaTGCAGGTATAGCACCTGTAGAAAGTGCTATCATCAATGCTGATTAATGTATTACAAACTATTCACAGATCATTCAAAGCTTCCCAGACTGAACCATTAGATGAATCTAGACAGCTGAATGAAGTAAAACGTCATTCACAAGGCACATTCACCAGTGATTACAGCAAGTACTTGGACACTAGACGAGCTCAGGATTTTGTACAATGGTTAATGAGCACTAAAAGAAGTGGGTAAGCATATTGGGAAAATCATTCTAAATCTCCATGCACATCCATAATCTagtgcatgcatctgacgaagtgggtagtAACCCAGTCTTTTGTCAGGTATTAGTGTGGGATCCGATTTGTCATCTGTAAGGAAACTCTTGCAGGAAGATGGACTCAGtgacctaataggtcttttccatatTTAGCTACTCTGATCCTGTGGTCTCCTTATAGAACACTTATCAAGGATTAAGCTTTGTCGGCCACTAGATACCTCGATTGTGCCACAGAAATACTGGCAGTGCATACCTTTTTGGAAGATATGTTTTGGTCAAATACAAGTTTCTGGGCTCAGCATAgaagtaactggatgaaattctatggcctatgatATACAAGGGGGATCaaaaggtcccttctggctttagttAGTGCTGCTAACATTTTAACTTCCTGTGCTAAGGTGGTCCTTAAAAACAGAAGTATGGAACTACGAGTTTCAAGAGCCTGTATTCAATTACATTCATAGCCCCTGAAAGCACTCACCTGTGTAGTTTAGCATTCACAGATTTTGACAGTGATATTTAAATAATGTTCAATAGCATTTTATGAGCTAATGCATATTATGCATACAATGCAATGTACTAATATAATATAAGAGATATAATGACTCTGGGCCTTTGCTACAGACAACCAgcactggaggagagagagaatgaaaaattCCTGGACCAGCTCTCAAGGTACTTTAAAATGCTGGATATGTTACTCAGAAGGAATTGAAACAATTACGATTTCTGTTGGGTAGGAAACAGCCAACACTATAGAGAATTCCTTACACCTTCATAATTATAATGCAGGAATTAGATACTCCAGCCATAGAAGAAGGCATTCTGAGTCTAATTTTTACAATTAGGGAGGAAATTATTGAGACTTTCATTATGATAGAGAAGCTTGGAACCAGTGGCTGTGAGCTAACTGAATTCAGGAATGGCTTTGACAATGTAGCAATATGAGAGTATTAGATTTCAGGAAAGGAAATTTTAGGGAATAAAGAAATCTAATGAGTAAGGTACAAAGGAAGAAGTATTAAAATCCCACAAGTGTGAGAGAAG comes from Mauremys reevesii isolate NIE-2019 linkage group 11, ASM1616193v1, whole genome shotgun sequence and encodes:
- the GCG gene encoding pro-glucagon isoform X2, with amino-acid sequence MKMKSIYFVAGLLLMIIQGSWQNPLQDTEEKSRSFKASQTEPLDESRQLNEVKRHSQGTFTSDYSKYLDTRRAQDFVQWLMSTKRSGQPALEERENEKFLDQLSSNGLSRRHAEFERHAEGTYTSDITSYLEGQAAKEFIAWLVNGRGRRE